GCGTGTGCGTGCCCGTCCCACCGCGCTATCCGTGGCCGCGCGCCTTGTCGCGCTCGCGCGCCGAGCCATGGAGCGGGGCCACCGACGGCGGCAGCCGCACCGGACGCTTGGCCGCCTGCGGATGGCGCGTCTCCGGGTACAGCTTCACCAGCTCCCGCACCATCTTCGCGATGACGGCGGGCGAGGACAGCGTGGAGATGCCACGCGTGCGCGGGAAGTAGTCCACGCCCATCTGGAACACCTTGAAGCCCTGGTGGATGGCCTTCACCACCAGCTCCGCGTCGATGAAGGAGCCCTGGCTGTTGAGCTCCACCGCCTCCAGCACCCGCCGGTGCATCACCTTGAAGCTGAAGTTGATGTCCTTCACGTGGACACCGAACAGCGTGCGGATGAGCATGTTGTAGGCAAAGGAGTACACGATGCGCTTGGGCCCCTCGCTCGTGCGGTCGAACCGGAAGGCGCAGATCATGTCCGCCTCCAGGTACTTCATCAGGTGCAGCGCCCGCTCCAGCTCCTTCAAGTCGAAGGGCAGGTCCATGTCCGAGTACACCACGATGTCCTTGGTGGACGCGGACAGGCCGGTCCTCATGGCCCCGCCCAGCTTCAAGTTGACTGGGTGCGTGATGACCCGGAGCTGGGGGATGCGCGCGGCCAGCGCCTCGCAGACCTCCTGGGTGCGGTCCGTGGAGGCGTCGTTGACGACGATGATCTCGAAGTCGTCCGACAGCCGGGGGAGCACCTCCATGGCGCGCGAGACCGTGCGCTCCACATAGTCCTCCTCGTTCCAGGCGGGAAGAAAGAGGCTGATGCTGGGAGATTTACCCACGATGTGACCTCGGTGATGTGCCCCTGTGACAGGCGCGACGGAAACAGGCCGGGTGGCTATCAAACATTGCAGGGCAAGCGCAATCCAACGGTCGCGAGTCCTCGCTGGGCCGTGATAGCGTGAGGGCTTGGGTTGGTTTCGGGGATAGATGTGGGAGACAGGCGCCTCATTCTGTTGGTGGACGAGCTGCCCGAGCGGCAGGCCGAGCTGGCAAGCACACTGGAGCAGGGGGGGTTCTCCGTCCGATTGGTGTCGGCCGGCCCCGAGGCGCAACGGCGCCTCGCCGAGACGGATCTCGTCCTCCTCGCGCTGGGGCCTGCCGGTGCGCCCTCGCGCGCGCTGCTGCAGCACTTGATGGCCCGGGACGACGATGGGACGGGACCCGGCATCATCGCGTTGGTGCCCGCCGAGGAGCGTGCCGCGGTCGTGGCCGTGCTGCGCCTGGGGGCGGAGGTGGTGCGCACCCCGGTGGAGCCCGATGAGTTGATGGCCCGCATGGAGCGCTGCCTCCGCGAGCGCCAGCGCCTCAACGAGCTGCTCACCCGCGTCACGTCGCTGGAGCGCCTGTCCGTCACCGACGGCCTCACCGGCGTCCACAACCACCGCTACTTCCAGGAGCGGCTGCGCGAGGAGTTCCGCCGCGCCCAGCGCTACGACGACACGCTGTCGCTCATCCTCATCGACCTGGACCACTTCAAGGCCTTCAACGACACCCACGGCCACCAGGTGGGCGACATCGTGCTGTGCGACGTGGCCGCCTCCCTGCAGCGCAGCGTGCGCGAGACGGACCTGCTCGCTCGCTATGGAGGCGAGGAGTTCGCCATCCTCCTGCCGCGCACCCCGCTGGCTGGCGCCCTCACCGTGGCCGAGCGTGTCTGGCGTGAGCTGGGCCAGCTGCACACCGGGCCTCAACGCACCCTGCGCGTCACCGCCTCGCTGGGCGTCTCCACCTTCCCCCACCACGCCGTCAACAGCGCCGAGTTGCTGGTACGCTCCGCCGACCAGGCCCTCTACCGCGCGAAGGACGAGGGGCGGAATCGCATCTGCCTCTACGTCGCCTCCTCTCCCTTCGATAGGCCGACCCCCCGCTAGCCCTTTTCCCATACTCCGAGTGGGTCAACATTGACCCGATTCGTGGGTCGGGGTATGGAGGGACCCAGGGTGGTCGCAAGCCCCGGGTGCGGAAGCACCCGGTATCAATAGGGTTTGCGAGGTGGCGGACGTTGGCAGCGTCATTGCAAATGCTCGGGTCTCGGACCCAGGACGAGGTTGCCACTGGAACTGGCGCAGACACAGGGAGCGGTGCCACGCGGTCGGCTGCTGCTGGTGGACGACGAGGAATACATCCTGAAGTCCATCCGGCGGGTGCTCCGTCGAGGCGATTGGCAGATCGAGACGGCCTCTGATGCGGAGGAGGGCCTCAAGGCCCTCGAACGCTTCACGCCCGAGGTGGTGATCTCCGACTTCAGGATGCCGGGGATGAATGGCGTGGAGTTCCTCAGCCGGGTGAAGGCGCAGGTGCCCCGGGCCCAGCGCATCATGCTCACCGGGCAGGCGGATCAGCAGGCCATCGAGGAGGCAATCAACCGGTCGGAGATCTTCCGTTTCATCTCGAAGCCTTGGAACGACAGCCATCTGGTGCTGACGGTCAAGAGCGCGTTCGAGCAGTACGCGCTCCAGGCGGAGAACGAGCGGCTGTTGCGGGTGACGCAGCAGCAGAACGAGGAGCTGCGGCGGCTCAACGCGGAGCTGGAGACCCGCGTGGCGCTGCGCACGCACCTGCTGAGCCAGGCCAAGCGCGAGTGGGAGCTGTCGTTCGACTCCATCGAGACGCCGCTGGCGGTGGTGCGCCGCGACTTCGGGGTGCGCCGCGCCAACCGGGCGTACACGGACCTGGCGGGGGAGCGGCTCAAGGAGCCGCTGTCCGAGCTATCCGAGGAGGGCGCCGAGCAGCTGTGCCACAAGCTGTTGTTCGACCGGGACACGCCGTGTCCGGGCTGCCCGCTGCCCGAGGCGCTGCACAGCGGCAAGGGCGCGCGCGCGGAGATCAGCCAGCGGGGGCGCACCTATGCCATGGCGGCCTACCCGCTGACGACCGAGGGGCGTGCCGTGTGCTCCTACCGGGACATCAGCGACGAGCGCGAGATGACGCGCCGGCTCATCGACACCGAGAAGATGGCGGCGGTGGGCCAGCTCGCCGGGGGTGTGGCGCATGAGATCAACAACCCGCTGGGCGGCATCCTCGCCTTCGCGCAGTTGATGAAGCGCGACGAGGGCCGCAACGCCTCCGATCTGGAGTCGTTGGATCTCATCGAGGAGAGCGCGCTGCGCTGCAAGCGCATCGTCGAGAGCCTCCTGAAGTTCAGCCGCCACAGCCGGACGGAGGATCGCCGGGCCTTCCAGCTCAACAAGTGCGCGGAGGACTCGGCGGTGCTCTTCGGGGCCCAGCTCAAGGCGTACTCCAAGGTGCGGCTGGAGCTGCGCCTGGCGCCGGAGCTGCCGGAGCTGTTCGGAGATCCGAGTCAGCTGTCGCAGGTGATGCTCAACCTGCTGCAGAACGGGCTGCACGCCCTGCCCGCCGAGGGCGGCGTGCTGTGCCTGGAGACGGGGAAGGAAGGCGACCGGTGCTACTTCCGGGTCGCCGACACGGGCACGGGTATCGAGGAGAGGTACCTGGGGCACATCTTCGAGCCGTCGTTCACCACCAAGCCGCCCGGCCAGGGCACGGGCCTGGGCCTGTCGATCGCCTACCGCATCGTCGAGGACCACGGCGGCATCATCAAGGTGGACACCCAGATGGGTGAGGGCTCGCGCTTCACCGTCTACATCCCCATTCCCCTGCAGCTCGAGAGGTTGCCATGACGCCACAGCCAGTTGCTGCACCCGGCGCCAGGCGCGCCAAGATCCTGGTCGTGGATGACGATCCGATCGTCCTCAAGGCGGTCACGTCCATCCTCAAGCGGGAGGACTACCAGGTCGTCTCCATCGACGACGCCGTGGAAGGCCTGACGGCGGCGAAGGACCCGTCCATCGACGTGGCCGTCCTGGACATCAAGATGCCCAACCTGTCCGGCATGGACCTGCTGCGCGGAATCAAGGCGGCGCGTCCGGACGTGGAGGTCATCATGATGACGGCCTTCGCCACCGTGGAGACGGCGGTGGAGGCGGTGAAGGCCGGCGCGTACGACTACCTCACCAAGCCCTTCGAGAACATCGACGAAGTGAGCATGACGGTGGCCAAGGCCGCCGAGCGCAAGGCGCTGCGGGACAGGGCGCGGGCGCTGGAGGAGGCGCTCACCGCGCGCAACCAGTTCGAGGAGCTCATCGGCCAGTCGTCGCAGATGCGCAGCGTCTTCAAGCTGGTGGAGACGGTGAGCCACTCGACGGCCACGGTGCTCGTGCAGGGCGAGAGCGGCACGGGCAAGGAGCTGGTGGCCCGGGCCATCCACTACCGCAGCGCGCGCAAGGACAAGCCCTTCGTGGCCGTCAACTGCTCGGCGCTGTCGGACACGCTGCTGGAGAGCGAGCTGTTCGGCCACGTGAAGGGCAGCTTCACCGGAGCCACGTCCAACAAGAAGGGCCTCTTCGAGGCGGCCGACGGCGGCACCATCTTCCTGGACGAGATTGGCGACGTGCCCCCCGCCACCCAGGTGCGCCTCTTGCGCGTGCTGCAGGAGGGCGAGGTCAAGCGCGTGGGCGCCAACGAGCCGGTGAAGGTGGACGTGCGCGTCATCGCCGCCACGCACGTGGACCTGAACCGGGCCAAGGAGCAGGGCAAGTTCCGCGAGGACCTGTTCTACCGGCTCAACGTCATCACGATTGATCTGCCGCCGCTGCGCGACAGGCCCGAGGACGTGCCGCTGCTGGCGCACCACTTCCTCAAGCTGTACGCGGCGAAGGTGGGCAAGCGGGTGACGGGCTTCACGCCGCGCGCGATGGAGGCGCTCACCTGCAACCGGTGGACGGGCAACGTGCGCGAGCTGGAGAACGTCATCGAGCGCGCGGTGGTGCTCACCTCCAAGGAGGTGCTGGACGTCGACGACCTGCCGCCAGGCTTCCAGGACGCGCCGCAGGCCGGGGCCCAGGTGGAGGTGTTCAGCCTGGCGCACCTGCCGTACGCCCAGGCGAAGCGGCTGGCCATGCGCGCCTTCGAGCGGCGCTACCTCACCGCGCTGCTCGAGAAGCACAACCACAACGTCTCCAGCGCCGCGCGCGCCGCGGGCGTGGATCGCTCCAACTTCCGCCGCCTGCTCAAGCAGTACGAGGTGGCCGGGCGCTCCATGAAGCGCGGCAAGGACGGCGACGGCGACGACGACGCGCTCGAGGCCGCCTCCTGAGTTTCGAGGGCTGAGAAGGGCTCAGCCGTCCTCCCCCGGCTCGCGGGAGCGCTCCGCGAGCTGGCGTTGGATGTCCTCGTAGCGCTCGGCCAGCTCCCGCTCGAGGCCATTGTGCGTGGGCTGGTAGAAGCGCCGGCCGCGCAGGGCCTCCGGGAGGTAGTCCTCGGGGACGTAGTGGCCCTCGAAGTTGTGGGGGTACTTGTAGCCGGCGCCGTACCCCAGCGACTTCATCAGCTTCGTGGGCGCGTTGCGCAGGTGCAGGGGCACGGGCAGCGGCCCTCTCTCCGTGACGGCGGCGCGTGCCGCGGCGTACGCGGTGAGCACGGCGTTCGACTTGGGCGCCAGCGCCAGGTACGTCACCGCCTGGGTGAGCGGCAGGGTGCCCTCGGGCAGGCCCACCAGCTCGAAGGCCCGCAGCGCGTCCACCGCCACGCTCAGGGCCCGGGGGTCCGCGTTGCCAATGTCCTCCGAGGCGAAGATGACCATGCGCCGGAGGATGAAGACGGGATCCTCGCCCGCCTCCAGCATGCGCGTCATCCAGTAGAGCGCGGCGTCCACGTCCGAGCCCCGCATGGATTTGATGAAGGCGCTGATGACGTTGTAGTGCTCCTCGCCGCCCTTGTCGTACAGCAGCGCCTTGTGCTGCAGGGCCTCCTCGGCGCTGGCCTTG
The sequence above is drawn from the Archangium gephyra genome and encodes:
- a CDS encoding response regulator, which translates into the protein MPRGRLLLVDDEEYILKSIRRVLRRGDWQIETASDAEEGLKALERFTPEVVISDFRMPGMNGVEFLSRVKAQVPRAQRIMLTGQADQQAIEEAINRSEIFRFISKPWNDSHLVLTVKSAFEQYALQAENERLLRVTQQQNEELRRLNAELETRVALRTHLLSQAKREWELSFDSIETPLAVVRRDFGVRRANRAYTDLAGERLKEPLSELSEEGAEQLCHKLLFDRDTPCPGCPLPEALHSGKGARAEISQRGRTYAMAAYPLTTEGRAVCSYRDISDEREMTRRLIDTEKMAAVGQLAGGVAHEINNPLGGILAFAQLMKRDEGRNASDLESLDLIEESALRCKRIVESLLKFSRHSRTEDRRAFQLNKCAEDSAVLFGAQLKAYSKVRLELRLAPELPELFGDPSQLSQVMLNLLQNGLHALPAEGGVLCLETGKEGDRCYFRVADTGTGIEERYLGHIFEPSFTTKPPGQGTGLGLSIAYRIVEDHGGIIKVDTQMGEGSRFTVYIPIPLQLERLP
- a CDS encoding sigma-54-dependent transcriptional regulator produces the protein MTPQPVAAPGARRAKILVVDDDPIVLKAVTSILKREDYQVVSIDDAVEGLTAAKDPSIDVAVLDIKMPNLSGMDLLRGIKAARPDVEVIMMTAFATVETAVEAVKAGAYDYLTKPFENIDEVSMTVAKAAERKALRDRARALEEALTARNQFEELIGQSSQMRSVFKLVETVSHSTATVLVQGESGTGKELVARAIHYRSARKDKPFVAVNCSALSDTLLESELFGHVKGSFTGATSNKKGLFEAADGGTIFLDEIGDVPPATQVRLLRVLQEGEVKRVGANEPVKVDVRVIAATHVDLNRAKEQGKFREDLFYRLNVITIDLPPLRDRPEDVPLLAHHFLKLYAAKVGKRVTGFTPRAMEALTCNRWTGNVRELENVIERAVVLTSKEVLDVDDLPPGFQDAPQAGAQVEVFSLAHLPYAQAKRLAMRAFERRYLTALLEKHNHNVSSAARAAGVDRSNFRRLLKQYEVAGRSMKRGKDGDGDDDALEAAS
- a CDS encoding glycosyltransferase family 2 protein is translated as MGKSPSISLFLPAWNEEDYVERTVSRAMEVLPRLSDDFEIIVVNDASTDRTQEVCEALAARIPQLRVITHPVNLKLGGAMRTGLSASTKDIVVYSDMDLPFDLKELERALHLMKYLEADMICAFRFDRTSEGPKRIVYSFAYNMLIRTLFGVHVKDINFSFKVMHRRVLEAVELNSQGSFIDAELVVKAIHQGFKVFQMGVDYFPRTRGISTLSSPAVIAKMVRELVKLYPETRHPQAAKRPVRLPPSVAPLHGSARERDKARGHG
- a CDS encoding GGDEF domain-containing response regulator, whose protein sequence is MGDRRLILLVDELPERQAELASTLEQGGFSVRLVSAGPEAQRRLAETDLVLLALGPAGAPSRALLQHLMARDDDGTGPGIIALVPAEERAAVVAVLRLGAEVVRTPVEPDELMARMERCLRERQRLNELLTRVTSLERLSVTDGLTGVHNHRYFQERLREEFRRAQRYDDTLSLILIDLDHFKAFNDTHGHQVGDIVLCDVAASLQRSVRETDLLARYGGEEFAILLPRTPLAGALTVAERVWRELGQLHTGPQRTLRVTASLGVSTFPHHAVNSAELLVRSADQALYRAKDEGRNRICLYVASSPFDRPTPR